The Methylobacterium durans nucleotide sequence AGACCTACGGCCCGGCGGTCGTGAACGCGTGGCACGAGGCGTGGGACGACCTGCCCGCGGACGAGCGCGCCGCCAAGATGGCGCGCCAGGGCGTGCGCTACCCCGTCCTCGAAGGCTTCGACGTGCGCGACCCCGACACGATGGACTCGGTGCCCGCCGACGGCGAGACGATGGGCGAGGCGATGTTCCGCGGCAACGTGGTGATGCGCGGCTACCTCAAGAACCCGAAGGCGACGCAGGCCGCCTTCGCGGGCGGCTGGTTCCGCTCCGGCGACCTCGGGGTGAAGCACCCGGACGGCTACATCCAGCTCAAGGACCGCTCGAAGGACATCATCATCTCAGGGGGCGAGAACATCTCCTCGATCGAGGTGGAGGACGCGCTCTTCAAGCACCCGGCGGTGGCCGCCGCCGCGGTCGTCGCCAAGCCCGACGAGAAATGGGGCGAGACCCCGGTCGCCTTCGTGGAGCTGAAGGAGGGCAAGACGGTCGAGCCCGACGCCCTCATCGCGTGGTGCCGCGACCGCCTCGCCCCCTACAAGCTGCCGCGCCAGATCGTGTTCGGCGACCTGCCGAAGACCTCCACCGGCAAGGTGCAGAAATACGTCCTGCGCGAGCGCGCGAAGGAGGGCTGAGGCCGGCAGGGCGAGGACGGATCCGCCGCTCAGCCGATCCCGAGGCGGCGGGCGGCCGCGATGATGGCGGAGGGGCGATAGGGCTTCATCACGAGGAGGCTGTCGCGCACCTGCCGGGGCTCCTCGGCGCTGTAGCCCGTGACGTAGATCACCGGCAGGTCCGGCTGCAGGGCACGGGCCTGCTCGGCCACGCCCCAGCCGTCGAGGGCGCCGGGCAGGCGGATATCGGTGAACAGAAGGTCGATCGGGGTGCGCGCGGCGAGGATCGTCGCCGCCGCCTCGCCCGTGAGCGCCGTCACGACCTCGAAGCCCGCCTCCTCGAGCTCGGCCGCGACGACCTCGATCAGCATCGTCTCGTCCTCCACGACGAGGATCCTCGGCCGGTTCTTCATGCGCGCCTCCCCTCAGGGCCTCGTGACCGTGCGCCCCGGCCCGGACGGCGTCCGCGCCGGGGCGGCTCGACGCGGATTTGTCAGGCGCCCGCCCAGGACAGGCCCGCCGGCAGGGCGTCCGACCCGGAGGGCGGCTCGCCCGCCTGCGCCGCGGCGGGCGCCGGTGCCGCGCGGGCAGGGAAGAGCAGCCGCACGGTGGTGCCCCCCTGCGGCCCGATCACGATGACGGCGCTGCCGCCCGATTGCTGGGCGAAGCCGAAGACTTGGCTCAGGCCGAGCCCCGTGCCCCGGCCGAGGGGCTTCGTCGTGAAGAATGGCTCGAAGGCGCGGGCGGCGACCTCCGGCGACATGCCGGCGCCGGTGTCCCGCACCTCCACGACGAGCCCCTTCTCCGCCGGTCCGCCGGCAAGTCCCGTCCCCTCCTCCGGCCGCAGGGCCCGCGTCGCCAGGGTGAGGACGCCGCCCTTCGGCATCGCGTCGCGCGCGTTGACGGCGAGGTTGAGGATCGCGTTCTCGAACTGGTTCGGGTCGATGGGGACCTGCGGCAGGTCCAGCGCGAGCTCCGTCTGCAGGCGGATCCGCGAGCCGATGGTGCCGCGCAGGAGTTCGGCGAAGGCACCGATCAGCCCGTTCACGTCGCTCATCACGGGCGAGAGCGGCTGCTTGCGGGCAAACGCCAGGAGCTTGTGGGTGACGGCCGCCGCCCGCTCGGCGCCCGTCATCGCATCCCGCACGGGCGACAGCAGTGGGCTGTCGGGCGCGAGGCGCCGCTCCACCCGCTCGAGATTGGCCAGCACCACGTTGAGCAGGTTGTTGAAATCGTGCGCGACGCCCCCCGTCAGCTGCCCGATCGCCTCCATCTTCTGCGACTGGCGCAGCAGCGCCTCGGTGCGCCGCTGCTCGGCGGTGGCCTGCTCCAGCGCGGCGAGCGCCCGGTCGCGCTCCAAGATGCGGGCGTGAAGCTCCTCGTTGGCGCGGCGAAGCTGCGTCGGCGAGGGCAGCGCCAGCGCTTGCGGCAGGAGCTTCCAGAGGGCGATGGCGGTGGCGACCGAGGCCAGCGCGGTCACCGCCTTGACCAGGGCCTCGACCCCGTAATCGGGCACCCACAGGGTCCAGATCGCGAAGAGGTGGGTCGCCCCGCAGGCGGTGATGAAGACCGCGAACGACCAGAACATCCAGCCGAACACGATGTCGGGGCGGCGGGACACGAAGGTGGCGAGCGCGCCGGGAATCGAGAAATAGGCGAGCGCGATCAGCGTGTCGGCGACCACGTGCGTCCAGATCAGCTCGGGCCGCCACAGGAGGCAGATGCCGTGGGGCGCGAGGCTGTCGACCTCCCAGAGCTTGCGCAGGAACTCGAACATGAGACCCCCCATGTCGGTGAAGAGCGGCGCTCAAGAATCTGAACGTTCATTGGGCCAATCCGGAAGCAGAAGGCAATGCTTTCCTCGCATCGCAGGCTCATCCCCGCTCGCTCGGACGAATCAGAACTGCCGACGTTCTGGCGCTGCATCGACGGCCGGTGGCGAATACGCTCGCCGTGCGCCGGAAGGACGTCCGCAGGCCCGGATCGGGCGGCGCCCGTGCGGGGACGCGGCGGCGGCGATGCGACTGCAGGTGGTGGCGTTGTCCGTCCCGGCATGGCACAAGCTTGGCCTTTCCCCCTGCCGCCCGGCACGGGGCCCCTGCCCTCGCGAGTGAGACTGAAGACGCCCGATGAGTGCCCGCACGGACACGCTGCTCGCCCTCCTCTCCCGCGTGGTCGACCACGTCCGCGCAGCGAATGCCCGGGCCGAGCGGGCGGAGGCAGCCGCGCGCGAGGGTGAGTCGCGGCTCGCCGTGACGGAGGCGACGGTGCGCCGGCTGCGGGAGGAACTCGGCGCGCAGGCGCGGGCCTGCGCGGCCGCCGAAGCCCGCGCAGTCGAGGCGAATCTGCGCATCTGCCAGGCCGCCGAGGCCCTCGGCTTCGCGGCGGCGGGCGAGGCCGGTGCGCCGCCGGCGGCCGAGGCGCCCGCGCGCCTGCACTGACGGCCGCCCCGGGCGCATCGGGGTTTAAGCCTTTATTCCCCTGGCGCCGGCCCGGACGGCCGGTGTTTCCTGCCTGCCGGGACCCGCGCGGGAGTCGCCGGCCGGCGCGGTTTTCGGGACCGGCGGTGCGGACGGGGCGACCTCGCACGCCCGCACCGCCGGCCTTCCCGCCGCTCGGGCGGGCCGGCCTTTGGGATGCCTCTACGGGACGCCCCTCCAAGACGCCCCTCGCGCAGCCCCTAGGCCCGCCGGGCCCGAGCCTCTATAAGCCTCCGCCGACAGGCACCATCCCGACCCCCCGGGCGCTCCTCGGCGGCGCGGGCTCGCGGAGACCCTCGAAGACCCCATGGACGCGCCCACGCAGCCGGACCGCGCGCTACCGGTCGCCGTCTCCTGCACGATCATCGCCCAGAACGAGGCCGACCGGATCGTGCGCTGCATCGAGAGCGTGAAGGGCATCGCGCGCGAGATCGTCGTGATCGATTCGGGCAGCACGGACGAGACGGTGGCGCTCGCCGAGCGGCACGGCGCCGTCTGCCATTTCAACCCCTGGACGGGCTACGGCCAGCAGAAGCGCTTCGCTGAGGACAAGGCCCGCCACGATTGGGTGCTCAACCTTGACGCCGACGAGTGGCTGCCCGAGCCCGTGCGCGCCGAGCTGATCGACCTCCTGTCGCGGCCGATCCCGCCGGAGATCCACGGCTTCGCCTTCACGATCAGCCATGTCTATCCCGGGCACGCGCGCCCGCGCCCGCTCGCCGATTACCACACCTATGTCCGGCTCTACGACAAGACCCGCTGCCGCTTCCCGGAGAGCAGCGTCTTCGACGAGATCAAGCTCGCGCCGGAGCACCGGGGGCGCGTCCGGGCGCCGGTCTACCACCAGTCGATCCGCTCGCTCGGTCACCTGATCGCGAAGAACAAGGCCTATTTCCGCCTGCAGGCGCGGGAGGTCCGCAAGCCGCGCCTGCCGACGCTGCTCAGGATCTTCGTCGAGCCGGTCACGACCTTCCTGAAATACTATCTCGTGCGGCGGCACATCACCGGCGGCGTCTACGGCTTCCTCGTCGCCTCGACCATCGCGGGCCTGCGCACCTACCGCCTCGCCCTGTTCCTGAAGGGCCGCCGGGAACCCTGATCCCTTATTCCTCGGCCGGCGCGTAGACCGCCTCGCCGAGCCGCCGGACCGGGCCGCCGGCCCCGGAGCGCTTCCAGAGGCGCGTGTTGAGGGCCGCGACCGGATCCTGCCCCGGCAGGATGAAGCCCCGGCGGGCGATCCCCTCCAGGATCTCGCTCGCGTGGAGCGGGCGCCCCGCCTCCTCCAGCACCGCCAGGGACGCGGCGATCAGAGCGCGACCGTAGCGGCGGGCCGCGACCGGATCCTCCTCGAAGGCGATCGGCAGGGGGGCCGGAGGGCCCGCTGGCGCGGGTGCCGGCGATGGGCCGCTGCGCGAGGCCGGTCCGGGCTCCGCGGCCGGACCCGCCGGCTCGCGGAGGTCGGCCTCCGGCCCCACCGCGTCATCCCGGTCGCGGGACGGCGCATCCGCCGGGCCGGCCGGCTCCGCGAGACCGCCCCCGTCGCCGGGATCCGAGCCGCGCAGGCGGCGGCCGAGCTCGAGATAGAGCGCGTGGTCGGCGATCAGCCGGTCGAGGGCCTCGCGCCGACGCCGCAACGCCGCGAGCCGCTCCTCGATCTCGGCCTCCGAAGGGAACATGCGGCGCTCCTATTCCGTCCACTCGCAGGGAATAGAAGACGAGAGGCCGCGCAGCAAGTGTTCCGTTCCGCTTATTCCCTTCATTGACGAGACAGCCGACTCGGGTCGGTCTGTCGCGAGACGCGCATCAAGGGAATTCACTAAGCATCTATTGGGAAGATAAAATTCCTTTTATTCCCTAAGCTCGTTTCGCCTGTGGCTTCGATGCGCGCGGGGGCACGAGCAGCGCGCTCGTATCGGCGGGTTGGAGCGTCATGCCGTTGTCGTCAAGGGCGATCGGCAGCCGCGGGAACACCTCGCAGAGATGGGCGAGATCGGCCTTGAAGGCCTGACGGAAGCTGCGGATGCTGGCGTTCTCGGCCCCGAACTGGCCGTGCAGGTTGTCCCAGGTCAGGCGCAGGGGCCGGTGCAGGGCGCGCAGCCGGTAGCCGACCCAGAACAGCAGGTCGAGCTTGCGCGCAGAGCCGGAGAAGGCCCGGGCCGCCCGGATATCGACGGGCAGGGCGTGCCGGATCAGGTTGTCGTAGAAATCCTGGTGGAACTCGACCGTCTTCGACCAGGCGAGGCCCTCCGGGCCCGCACCGCGCCAGAGGTCGAGGCTGCGGAAGGGGGGCACGTTCAGGGTACGGGCCCGCGCCTCCCCGTCCCAGAGGCCGATCTGCATGGTGCAAGCGGCGAGCCGGTTGAGCTGCTCCTTGAACTGGCGGATCGTGCCCCGCTCGCCCCCCGTCACGGCGAACCCCATCTCGCGCATGAAGGCGGAGAGCGATTGCGCCACCTCGATGGTGGGGCTGCGCTGGCGCACGGCTTCGGTGCAGAGGTGCAGGAGCACGAGGCGGGCCTTCGGGCCGTAGGGGAGGCCCTGGAGCTCCATCTCGCCCGTCAGCGGGCTCTTGAGGCGGCCGGCCACGAGGCTCAGCGAGTTGCGGCCGTAGGTGCGCACGAATTCCCGCACCGGCCCGGGATCCCGGTAGGGCAGGCCGCACAAAGCCAGCACCGAGTGGATGTGCTGCAAGTTCTCCGGCGCCGTCGGCTCGTTCTCGATCACCTCGCGGATCGCGTCGCGGCGGCGCGCGTCGCGGCCGAGGCGGGCGCGCCGATGCTCGGTGGCATCCCGCAGGGCGCTCTCCGCGTCCCGTTCGCGCTGGCGGTGCAGGATGTGCTCGACGATCTGGCCGAACAGGAAGCCGCCGCGCGCCGCCTCGACCTCCGCCAGGAGGTCGGCGTCGCGGATGCCGGCCAGCTTGTCCTCGATCCCCATCGTCATCCCGAAGAACCCGGCCCCCGCCGCCCCTCAAGGCCCGGAAGCGGCGGGACCGCACACGTGTGAGTGGGCAGCGGCCGCACCCGAGCCCGGCCTGTCATGGCACGATTCGCGGGGCGGGAGTCCGCCCGCGCCCGGACGCGGCGGCGGATCACCGGGCTTATCCCGGATATTCACGCTTCTCCCGGGCGTCGGGGACCGTAACCGGCGGGGTCCGCGACCACCCCGGCCCGACGCAGAGTTCGATACGGGCTCTCCGCCGCGAATTCGGACCACGCAGAGTCCGATACGGCGGGCGGAGCCGGACTTGTCCCCATTCTCCACGGCTCCGGCCCGGAATCCACGCCGAATCGAATGCGCGGCCACGCCGAATCCGATGCGCTCCTCCCCGCACGGCGCGCAGAATCGCATACGAGCCCACGCAGAGCCGCATACGGACCCGCGCAGAGTCCGATGCGCGAACACGAACTATCGCGTTGTCGCTGAACGTGTTTTCGCCGCCCCATATAACTTGCTGAACTGACTCTCTGAGAATCCCTTCTGATAGTTTTCCCAAGGCGGCGAGGCAGCGTTCGTTTCGGAGAACGGACCGCGAGCGTCGCCTTTTCCAATGGGAATGAAGGGAATATGCCCGAGTTCTCCCCACTCGCCCTCCCCGATCGGATCCGGTCCCGACGTCGTTCGGGTGTCAGGTGCATCGAGGGTTCGGGTTCCTTAAGGAGCACGGATCCTCCCGCCCTCAGGACCCCGCCGATGCCAGAATCGCCCGACGACACCCCGATCAGCCGGCTCCTGCGGTTGATGGCCGAGCTGAGGGACCCCGAGCGGGGCTGCGCCTGGGACGTGGCGCAGACCTTCGCCAGCATCGTCCCCTACACGCTGGAGGAGGCCTACGAGGTGGCCGACGCGATCGCCCGCGGGGATCTCGACGACCTGCGCGAGGAACTCGGCGACCTGCTGCTCCAGGTCGTCTTCCACGCCCGGATGGCGGAGGAGGCGGGCGCCTTCGGCTTCGACGACGTGGCCCGCACGATCGCCGAGAAGTTGGTCCGGCGGCACCCGCACGTGTTCGACGGGCAAGGCCGGCTCCTGCCCGATGCGGAGCGTCCGGGCGACCCGGCCGAGATCGAGGCGCTCTGGCGCGCGATCAAGGCCGAGGAGCGCGCCGCAAGGGGGAAGGGCGCGCGGGCCGCGGGCCCGCTCTCCGGCATCGCCCACGCGCTTCCGGCGCTGGCCCGGGCGGAGAAGATCTCGCGCCGGGCGGCCGGGTTCGGCTTCGACTGGCCGGACGCGGCCTCCGTCGTCGCCAAGGTGCGCGAGGAGACGGACGAGGTCACGGAGGCGCTCGCCTCCGGCGCGCCGGAGGCGGTGGCCGAGGAGATCGGGGACCTGCTCTTCGCGGTCGCGAACCTCGCCCGCCACGCGGGCGTCGACCCGGAGGAAGCCCTGCGCCGGGGCAACGCCAAGTTCGAGCGACGCTTCACCGCCATGGCCGCCCGGCTTGAGGCGGCGGGAGGCAGCCTGCCCGACAGCGACCTCGCGACGATGGAGGCGGCCTGGGTCGTCGTGAAGCGGGAGGAGGGGGCGAAGGGCGCGTGAGTGAGGCCCGCGAAGCGGCGGCAGGCCCCCGACCCGGCTCGCCGAGGCGGCGTGAAGACCCCCGACGCGGGAGAGGGCGCTCGGCGGAGTCTAGCCGCCGCCCTTCCTCGCCTTGCCCGCCACCTTGCCCGTCCGGCGCGGGGCGGGGCGCAGGCGCTGCAGCGCGGCCTCGATGGCGCGCTCGACATCCGCCCGCTCGGGCGGTGCGTCCGCGGCGGGCTCGAAGGTGGTCCGGTCCGGCGCGCGGCTCTTCGGCATGCGCGGTACCGTACCAGGCTCCGCGCGGCGGCGCGACGACGGCCCTCTCCGGCGGTTAAGAGGCCCTGTCACGGATCAGGACAAGTCTTCCGGGATCCCGCGATCCTCCTCTCCCGGGATCACCGGATCCCGGGCCGCCCTCCCCGCGGCGGGCCGCCGGGCGAACGGCCAGTCGAGCGCGCCGCCGGCGTAGAGCGCCGCCCAGACCAGCACCGGCTGAAAGGCGAGGCGGGGGCCGTGATACCACCAGCTCCGGGGCAGACCCTCGACGGGGACGTCCTCAAGCGCGTGCTTGATGTTGGCCGGCACCACGCAGACCGCGTAGAGAGCGAGCCCGATCCCCGCCGCCCGGCGCAGGCGTGGGCTCATCAGCGCCAGGGCGCCGGCGATCTCGCACAGGCCCGTGAGCAGGATGACGAGCCGGGGCGCCGGCACCCAGCCCGGCATGATCGGCATCAGCCGGTCGGGGGTGGCGAGATGCACCGCGCCGACGAGCCCGTAGAGCAGGACGAGGGCGAGGCGGAGCCCGACGCGGAAGCGCTGCGAATCCCCCCTCCCCGTCACGGGCTCGCGCCGCCGCACTCGGCCGCGATCCGCCGGCGCAGAGCCTCGCGTAAGTCCGCGAAGGCCGGATGCGCGGCGCTGGCGAAGGCCCGCTCGCCGATCGCCGCGACGGGCGCCACGAGCCGGAGCGAGTTCGTGAGGAACACGGCATCGGCGCCCATGAGCTCCGGCAGGGTCAGCGAGCGCTCCTCCGGCACGAGGCCGAGACCGGGCGCGAAGCGCAGGAGCTCGGCCCGGACGATGCCGGCGAGCACCCCATCGGCCAGAGGCGGTGTCACCAGCCGGCCCCCGAACAGGGCGAAGAGGTTGCCGGTGCCGGCGCAGGCGACGCGCCCGCGCGTGTTGAGGAACAGGGCCTCGTCGAATCCGTGGGCCGCCGCCTCGCTCGCTGCCAGCACCGCATCGAGGTAGCCGAGGGTCTTGAGCTGCGAGCCCGGCGAGGTCTCGTTGCGGGCGATCCGCGTCGGGCGCAGCCTCAGGGGCGCGAAGAACAGGCCCGGCCCCATCGCAGCCGCGCTCGCGAACAGGGTCGGGCGGGGCTCGGCCGGCGGCTTCAAGCCCCGCGGGCCGGAGCCCCGCGTCGCCGTGGTGCGGATCGCGACGGGGCCCTCCCCCGCCGCCCCGGCGAGGGCGTCCATCGCCTGCCCGATCCGATCGGGGTCGAGGGCGAAGCCGAGGGCCGCGGCGGAGGCCGCGAGCCGCGCCCGGTGCGCCTCGCCGAAGGCGATCCGCCCGTTGAGGGCGAGCGCGGTGTCGAACAACCCGTCGCCGAGGGTCAGCCCGCGATCCGCGAGGTCGAAGGGCACGGGCCCCTCGGTGAGCCGCCCGTCAAGCCACAGCATCGCCGGGCGCCCGCGCCGCCGGGTGTTCCCCGCCGGCCTTCTTCCCCGCCCGCCAGTCGCGGGCGAGGCCGAGGAAATTGTCGAACAGGGCGTGGCCGTTCTCGGTCAGCACCGATTCCGGGTGGAACTGGATGCCCCAGGTCGGGTGGGTCCGGTGGGAGAGCGCCATCACCTCACCCTCGGCCGAGACCGCGTCGACGCTGAGATGCCGCTCCATGCCGGGCTGGGGCGTTACGATCAGGGAGTGGTAGCGGCCGACCTGCATCGGCGCGGGCAGGCCCGTGAACAGCGCCCGGCCCCCGTGCGAGACGGGGGTCGCCTGCCCGTGAAGGGGGCGCAGTGCCCGCTCGACCTTGCCGCCGAAGGCCGCGCCGATCGCCTGGTGGCCGAGGCAGACCCCGAGGATCGGCACTTCGCCCGAGAGTTCGCGGATCGCCGGCAGGGAGATCCCGGCCTCGGCCGGGGTGCAGGGGCCGGGCGAGACCACGACGGCCTCCGGCTCCAGGGCCCGGATGCCCGCCACGTCGAGGGCGTCGTTGCGCGCGACCCGCACCTCGGCGCCGAGTTCCTCCAGGTAGCGGACCACGTTGAAGACGAAGGAATCGTAATTGTCGATGACGAGGATCATGGGGTCGGCTCGAAGGCCTCGAACACGCGGGCGGCCTTGGTCAGGGTCTCCTCGTATTCGGGGCCGGGCTCGGACAGGAGGGTGACGCCGCCGCCCGCCTGCAGCACGGCGGTCGTCGCGTCCATGAACACGGTGCGGATCGCGATCGAGGTGTCGAGCGATCCGTCGAAGCCGACCCGGCCGATCGCCCCGCAATAGATCTCGCGGGCATCGCCCTCGATCTCGGTGATGATGTCCATGGCCCTGAGCTTCGGCGCACCGGTGATCGAGCCGCCGGGGAAGGTCGCGGCGATGAGGTCGAGGGCGTCCAGCCCCTCCCGCAGGGTGCCCGTCACCACCGATACGAGATGGTGGACGGACGCGTAGGATTCCAGGCCGCAGAGTGTTGGTACTCGCACGCTGTGGGGCTCGCAGATCCGCGAGAGATCGTTGCGCAGGAGGTCGACGATCATGATGTTCTCGGCCCGCTCCTTGGGCGTCGCCTGGAGCGCCTCGCCGAGTCGCCGATCCGCCTCCGGGTCGGCCACGCGCCGGACCGTGCCCTTAATCGGGCGGGTCTCGACGTGGCGGCCCTCGAGCTTCAGGAAGCGCTCCGGCGAACTCGAAGCCACCGACAGGCCCTCGAAGGCGAGGTAGGCGCCGAAGGTCGCCGGGTTCGTCTCGCGCAGGCGCTGATAGAGGGCGAAGGGGTCGAAGTCCGCCGGCAGCCTGGCCGCGAAGCGCTGGGCGATGTTCGCCTGGTAGATATCGCCCGCACGGATATAATCACGCACCGTTTCGACAGCCTGCTCATAGGCTTGTCGGGAGAAGTTCGAGTGCCATGCGAGGCGGGTCCGGGGCGCCTTTGGCCGCGCCGGGGGCGGGCTCGCGAGCGCGCCCGCAAAGGCGTCGAGGCGAGACCGGGCGCGCGCCTCGCGCCAACCGGGGTCGGTCTCGGGAAAGCCCGTGGCGACGAGGCGGCAGGCGCCGGA carries:
- a CDS encoding glycosyltransferase family 2 protein is translated as MDAPTQPDRALPVAVSCTIIAQNEADRIVRCIESVKGIAREIVVIDSGSTDETVALAERHGAVCHFNPWTGYGQQKRFAEDKARHDWVLNLDADEWLPEPVRAELIDLLSRPIPPEIHGFAFTISHVYPGHARPRPLADYHTYVRLYDKTRCRFPESSVFDEIKLAPEHRGRVRAPVYHQSIRSLGHLIAKNKAYFRLQAREVRKPRLPTLLRIFVEPVTTFLKYYLVRRHITGGVYGFLVASTIAGLRTYRLALFLKGRREP
- a CDS encoding aminotransferase class IV encodes the protein MLWLDGRLTEGPVPFDLADRGLTLGDGLFDTALALNGRIAFGEAHRARLAASAAALGFALDPDRIGQAMDALAGAAGEGPVAIRTTATRGSGPRGLKPPAEPRPTLFASAAAMGPGLFFAPLRLRPTRIARNETSPGSQLKTLGYLDAVLAASEAAAHGFDEALFLNTRGRVACAGTGNLFALFGGRLVTPPLADGVLAGIVRAELLRFAPGLGLVPEERSLTLPELMGADAVFLTNSLRLVAPVAAIGERAFASAAHPAFADLREALRRRIAAECGGASP
- the pabB gene encoding aminodeoxychorismate synthase component I; translation: MWTVEIPFIDPVAAAERLAPLGSLAFLDSAMHHDTLGRSSTVAASPFARFRYRDGVARLDGREVEGGPIAALRACLAPYRLPAQEEEPPFPGGAIGYFAYDLGQALERVQRPARRAGLTDDIALNLYDTVLTIDHESGACRLVATGFPETDPGWREARARSRLDAFAGALASPPPARPKAPRTRLAWHSNFSRQAYEQAVETVRDYIRAGDIYQANIAQRFAARLPADFDPFALYQRLRETNPATFGAYLAFEGLSVASSSPERFLKLEGRHVETRPIKGTVRRVADPEADRRLGEALQATPKERAENIMIVDLLRNDLSRICEPHSVRVPTLCGLESYASVHHLVSVVTGTLREGLDALDLIAATFPGGSITGAPKLRAMDIITEIEGDAREIYCGAIGRVGFDGSLDTSIAIRTVFMDATTAVLQAGGGVTLLSEPGPEYEETLTKAARVFEAFEPTP
- the mazG gene encoding nucleoside triphosphate pyrophosphohydrolase, yielding MPESPDDTPISRLLRLMAELRDPERGCAWDVAQTFASIVPYTLEEAYEVADAIARGDLDDLREELGDLLLQVVFHARMAEEAGAFGFDDVARTIAEKLVRRHPHVFDGQGRLLPDAERPGDPAEIEALWRAIKAEERAARGKGARAAGPLSGIAHALPALARAEKISRRAAGFGFDWPDAASVVAKVREETDEVTEALASGAPEAVAEEIGDLLFAVANLARHAGVDPEEALRRGNAKFERRFTAMAARLEAAGGSLPDSDLATMEAAWVVVKREEGAKGA
- a CDS encoding ATP-binding protein, giving the protein MFEFLRKLWEVDSLAPHGICLLWRPELIWTHVVADTLIALAYFSIPGALATFVSRRPDIVFGWMFWSFAVFITACGATHLFAIWTLWVPDYGVEALVKAVTALASVATAIALWKLLPQALALPSPTQLRRANEELHARILERDRALAALEQATAEQRRTEALLRQSQKMEAIGQLTGGVAHDFNNLLNVVLANLERVERRLAPDSPLLSPVRDAMTGAERAAAVTHKLLAFARKQPLSPVMSDVNGLIGAFAELLRGTIGSRIRLQTELALDLPQVPIDPNQFENAILNLAVNARDAMPKGGVLTLATRALRPEEGTGLAGGPAEKGLVVEVRDTGAGMSPEVAARAFEPFFTTKPLGRGTGLGLSQVFGFAQQSGGSAVIVIGPQGGTTVRLLFPARAAPAPAAAQAGEPPSGSDALPAGLSWAGA
- a CDS encoding DoxX family protein → MTGRGDSQRFRVGLRLALVLLYGLVGAVHLATPDRLMPIMPGWVPAPRLVILLTGLCEIAGALALMSPRLRRAAGIGLALYAVCVVPANIKHALEDVPVEGLPRSWWYHGPRLAFQPVLVWAALYAGGALDWPFARRPAAGRAARDPVIPGEEDRGIPEDLS
- a CDS encoding anthranilate synthase component II, coding for MILVIDNYDSFVFNVVRYLEELGAEVRVARNDALDVAGIRALEPEAVVVSPGPCTPAEAGISLPAIRELSGEVPILGVCLGHQAIGAAFGGKVERALRPLHGQATPVSHGGRALFTGLPAPMQVGRYHSLIVTPQPGMERHLSVDAVSAEGEVMALSHRTHPTWGIQFHPESVLTENGHALFDNFLGLARDWRAGKKAGGEHPAARAPGDAVA
- a CDS encoding response regulator: MKNRPRILVVEDETMLIEVVAAELEEAGFEVVTALTGEAAATILAARTPIDLLFTDIRLPGALDGWGVAEQARALQPDLPVIYVTGYSAEEPRQVRDSLLVMKPYRPSAIIAAARRLGIG
- a CDS encoding replication protein RepA, yielding MGIEDKLAGIRDADLLAEVEAARGGFLFGQIVEHILHRQRERDAESALRDATEHRRARLGRDARRRDAIREVIENEPTAPENLQHIHSVLALCGLPYRDPGPVREFVRTYGRNSLSLVAGRLKSPLTGEMELQGLPYGPKARLVLLHLCTEAVRQRSPTIEVAQSLSAFMREMGFAVTGGERGTIRQFKEQLNRLAACTMQIGLWDGEARARTLNVPPFRSLDLWRGAGPEGLAWSKTVEFHQDFYDNLIRHALPVDIRAARAFSGSARKLDLLFWVGYRLRALHRPLRLTWDNLHGQFGAENASIRSFRQAFKADLAHLCEVFPRLPIALDDNGMTLQPADTSALLVPPRASKPQAKRA
- a CDS encoding winged helix-turn-helix domain-containing protein, with the protein product MFPSEAEIEERLAALRRRREALDRLIADHALYLELGRRLRGSDPGDGGGLAEPAGPADAPSRDRDDAVGPEADLREPAGPAAEPGPASRSGPSPAPAPAGPPAPLPIAFEEDPVAARRYGRALIAASLAVLEEAGRPLHASEILEGIARRGFILPGQDPVAALNTRLWKRSGAGGPVRRLGEAVYAPAEE